The genomic DNA GGTGTGATCGGAAAATTTTCCGTGCGCAACCCTGCGCACGAACTGCAGATCAAAACGCATCTGGGCAATGCCTTTGAAAGGGTGTTCATGGGGCACCGTATTTCGGGTCACCTCAATTTTCCCCGCAGGATCGCCACGACCTACCTGAATGCTTCGGTTTACCCTATCCACAAGGAATTCTTCGAGGCCGTCCAGCGGTCGCTCGAGGCCAGGGGCCTGACCATGCCCATCCGCATTCTCAAGGCCGACGGCGGCAACCTGAATTTCGCATCCTCCATCGAGTTTCCGGGGCAGACCATCTTGTCGGGACCTGCGGCCAGTGTAATGGGAGCGCTGGCCTATGCACCGGAAAATGTCGACTCCCTGGTGCTGGACATCGGCGGGACTACCACCGACATGACCGTTTTAATGGCCGGGGTACCGCTTTTGGCTCCTCTGGGGATCGACATCGGCGGCTATCGTACCCTGGTACGCTCCCTGGACACCCGATCCATCGGCATCGGCGGAGACAGCCTGGTTCGCCTGAGCGATCGGGACATAGAAGTCGGGCCTGAGCGAATCGGGCCCGCCATGGCGTACGGCGGTCCGAAACCCACGCCCACTGATGCCCTCTTCGTGCTCAACAAAGTGGAAGCGGGCGACAGGGAAAAGTCCGTCGAGGGGCTTGCACCCATCGCAGCCGGTTTGGGCCTTTCCGTGGAAGAGGCCGCACAGAGGATTTTTAAACACGCCTGCAGCAAGATTCTGCAGGAGGCTTCGGCCATGGTCGAGCGGTTGAACAGCAAACCGGTTTACACCATTCACGAGATTCAGGAAGGCTGCCGGCTGAAGCCGCAGCAGATGCTCATCCTCGGCGGGCCGGCACCCTATTTCGGCGAAAAGCTGGAACAGCTGTCGGGAATGAGGGTTGCGATAGTGCCCAAGTGGTCGGTGGCCAACGCCATCGGCGCCGCCCTGGCGCGCACCACTAGTGAGGTCACCCTTTTTGCCGATACCGAGCAGGGCATCGCCATAGCGCCCGGAGTAGAATTCAGGGCAACCGTGGGTCATGAGTTCAATCGTGAAAAAGCCGTGCGCACCGCTTTTTCGCTCTTGAAAAACAGGGCTGTCAAAAGGGGCGCCAACCCGGACAACCTGGAGATGGAAGTGATCGAGGAAATGGAATTCAATATCGTCAGGGGGTTCAACACCACCGGCAAGCACATCCGCATTCGTGCGCAGGTGAAACCCGGGCTGATTGCCGGCTACGAGGCGATGGTGCCCATGTGATTTTTTCCCGGCAGATTTGTTTTAGGTGAAATGAGATGTTGCGAGCACAACACGAAACAGGTTTGGTCTTTTTTCCGGCCTTCGACTGGGCTATCAGCCCTACACATCCGGAAAGGGAGGAACGCCTGCTCTACACACAGGATCAGGTAACCGAGGAGGGCATTTTCGACATCCAGGGAATCAGGGAGTTCAAACCCGACCTCGTGAACCTCATGGACGTGCAGCGCGTTCATTTCTGCGTGCCCGACGTCTGGAATGTGATGACCGAGTCTCACTTCGTCAGCGCCGGCGGGGCCAAAACCATCGCTATGGCGGTCATGGATAAGACCGTGGAGAGGGGCTTTGCTCTGGTCCGCCCGCCTGGGCACCACGCCATGCGTGTGGTCCACGGCGCCCGGGGGTTCTGCAACGTGAACATCGAGGCGATCATGATCGAGTTCATAAGGGCGGCCTACGGCGTCGACCGCGTGGCGGTGGTGGACACGGACTGCCATCACGGAGACGGGACCCAGGACATCTACTGGCACGATCGGGACACGCTGTTTATTTCCATTCACCAGGACGGGCGCACCCT from Deltaproteobacteria bacterium includes the following:
- a CDS encoding hydantoinase/oxoprolinase family protein; its protein translation is MIIGLDVGGTHTDVVLLNREGVVRDVKVGTDTSNLFGTVLAGLEKIMSGIGPETIKRVVLSTTLTTNAIVQQKIPEVAIIVSSGPGIDPRFFQPNELYYPVAGSIDHRGREVQPVDPGEIERVARELRTKGIRHVGVIGKFSVRNPAHELQIKTHLGNAFERVFMGHRISGHLNFPRRIATTYLNASVYPIHKEFFEAVQRSLEARGLTMPIRILKADGGNLNFASSIEFPGQTILSGPAASVMGALAYAPENVDSLVLDIGGTTTDMTVLMAGVPLLAPLGIDIGGYRTLVRSLDTRSIGIGGDSLVRLSDRDIEVGPERIGPAMAYGGPKPTPTDALFVLNKVEAGDREKSVEGLAPIAAGLGLSVEEAAQRIFKHACSKILQEASAMVERLNSKPVYTIHEIQEGCRLKPQQMLILGGPAPYFGEKLEQLSGMRVAIVPKWSVANAIGAALARTTSEVTLFADTEQGIAIAPGVEFRATVGHEFNREKAVRTAFSLLKNRAVKRGANPDNLEMEVIEEMEFNIVRGFNTTGKHIRIRAQVKPGLIAGYEAMVPM